A genomic region of Notamacropus eugenii isolate mMacEug1 chromosome 3, mMacEug1.pri_v2, whole genome shotgun sequence contains the following coding sequences:
- the LOC140534100 gene encoding keratin, type II cytoskeletal 5-like — protein sequence MSRQSSISFQSGGRRGFSASSAVTPSVGRTSFSSVSVSRAGGGGGGGYGRISVGGAGGGAGFGSRSLYNVGMSKRISMGGGGGFRSGYSGRVGGGYGFGGGAGGGFGGGAGSGFGFGGGAGGGFGGGAGFGGGYGGPGFPVCPPGGIQEVTVNQSLLAPLNLQIDPTIQRVKSEEREQIKTLNNKFASFIDKVRFLEQQNKVLDTKWTLLQEQGHKTVKQNLEPLFESYINNLRRQLESILNERGRLDSELRNMQDTVEDFKNKYEEEINKRTTVENEFVILKKDVDGAYMNKVELETKVDGLTDEINFLRALYDMELSQMQVQISDTNVVLSMDNNRNLDLNSIIAEVKAQYEDIANHSRTEAESWYQTKYEELQQTAGRHGDDLRNTKHEISEMNRMIQRLRAEIDNVKKQCANLQAAIADAEQRGELALKDARAKLAELEDALQKAKQDMARQLREYQELMNVKLSLDIEIATYRKLLEGEECRLSGEGVGPVNISVVTSSVSGGYGSGSGGFGSGGGFGSGGGYGVGGGLGGGSGYSYSSSSGGGGGLSLGGSGFSSGSGRGLGVSLGGGGGSSSSVKFVSTTSSTRKSFKS from the exons ATGTCTCGGCAATCAAGCATATCGTTCCAGAGTGGGGGCCGCCGTGGCTTTAGTGCCTCTTCAGCGGTCACCCCCTCTGTCGGCCGAACCAGCTTCAGCTCTGTCTCTGTATCCCGGGccggaggtggtggtggtggtggctatGGTCGCATCAGTGTTGGTGGTGCCGGAGGGGGAGCCGGCTTTGGCAGCAGGAGCCTTTACAACGTTGGAATGTCCAAGAGGATCTCCATGGGAGGTGGTGGTGGCTTCAGGAGTGGCTACTCAGGAAGAGTAGGAGGTGGATATGGCTTTGGTGGAGGAGCTGGTGGTGGCTTTGGTGGAGGAGCAGGTAGTGGATTTGGTTTCGGTGGTGGGGCTGGTGGTGGCTTTGGCGGTGGAGCTGGCTTTGGTGGAGGTTATGGGGGACCTGGGTTTCCTGTCTGCCCCCCTGGTGGCATCCAAGAGGTCACTGTCAATCAGAGTCTTCTGGCTCCCCTCAACCTCCAAATTGACCCCACCATCCAGAGGGTGAAGAGTGAAGAAAGGGAGCAGATCAAGACCCTCAATAACAAGTTTGCCTCCTTCATCGACAAG GTGCGATTCCTTGAGCAGCAGAATAAGGTGCTGGATACAAAATGGACGCTGCTCCAGGAACAGGGTCACAAGACCGTGAAACAGAATTTAGAGCCACTCTTTGAAAGCTACATCAACAATCTCAGGAGGCAGTTGGAAAGTATTCTGAATGAGAGGGGCCGCCTGGATTCTGAACTGAGGAACATGCAGGATACAGTGGAGGACTTTAAGAACAA GTATGAAGAAGAAATCAACAAGCGCACTACAGTCGAAAATGAATTTGTGATACTCAAGAAG GATGTTGATGGTGCCTACATGAACAAGGTGGAACTGGAAACCAAAGTGGATGGCCTCACTGATGAGATCAACTTCCTGAGAGCCCTCTATGATATG GAACTCTCTCAGATGCAGGTTCAAATCTCTGACACCAATGTTGTCTTGTCTATGGACAATAACCGTAACCTTGACCTGAACAGTATCATTGCTGAAGTCAAAGCTCAGTATGAAGACATTGCTAACCACAGCCGAACAGAAGCTGAGTCCTGGTACCAAACTAAG TATGAGGAACTGCAGCAAACAGCAGGACGCCACGGAGATGACCTCCGCAATACCAAGCATGAGATCTCTGAGATGAACCGGATGATCCAGAGGCTGAGAGCCGAGATTGACAATGTCAAGAAGCAG TGTGCCAATCTGCAGGCTGCCATAGCAGATGCTGAGCAGCGTGGGGAGCTGGCCCTTAAGGATGCCCGGGCCAAGCTGGCTGAGCTGGAGGATGCCCTGCAGAAGGCCAAACAGGACATGGCCCGCCAGTTGCGAGAGTACCAGGAGCTGATGAATGTTAAGCTGTCCCTGGACATTGAGATTGCCACCTACAGGAAGCTGCTGGAGGGAGAGGAGTGCAG gcTGAGTGGAGAGGGAGTTGGACCAGTCAACATCT cTGTGGTCACATCCAGCGTGTCCGGTGGCTACGGCAGCGGTTCTGGCGGCTTCGGAAGCGGCGGTGGCTTCGGGAGCGGCGGTGGTTATGGCGTTGGCGGAGGGCTCGGAGGCGGCAGCGGTTACTCCTACTccagcagcagcggcggcggcggcggtctCAGCCTAGGGGGCTCTGGCTTCAGCTCCGGCAGTGGCCGGGGCCTGGGGGTTAGCCTGGGCGGCGGTGGAGGCAGCAGCTCCAGCGTTAAGTTCGTGTCCACCACTTCCTCCACCcggaagagtttcaagagttaa